The genomic DNA CTTTATGCGTTTTTTAGTAGTTGAAGAGAATCAATCTGACCTGACATCAAAAAATTTGGCGTCTTTGTAAGCCAAcaacacatctctctctctcagttgAGTTGCATTGTATTTGAGAATTGAGGTGATATTATTATGGCCTCGACCCTTTTCTCCAGAAGTTTCTTGGCTGCTACTCACCGCCTGATTACTCCTTCtctgtcttctcttcttccccaAACGACCGCCGCCGCGTTTCTCACTGTAAGTCGAAATCGATTTTGATTCGCGATCCATTTTCAATTGTCCATTCGTTTCATAGTTGCTTTAGCTTCTCTGGTTTGTTCATCGGATTgtcaaaagttttaaatttgacTGATAAATCGGAAATTAAGGAGtgaaaattatgtaaatttgcTCAACTTGGTTCTCTGTTTATGAAATCTGACTCTTTTGCCTTTCTTGTGTGTTTGTGATGGTAATTGCAGAAGAGAGCATTCTACTCTCCTCAATTAGGCGTTGCTTCTACAGCCTATAAATCAACCACATGGGCTCGTCGAGCCATGGCTTATACTGGAGTTGGTACAAAAGCCGGTTACTCTACCTCATCCATATCAACCAGTGAACCTGTTGTATCTGTTGATTGGCTTCATGCTAATCTTAGAGAGCCTGATTTGAAGGTGACTTCCCTTTGGTGCCTGTTTGACTTCTTGAATACTTTTGCTGCCATACTCAAACTTACCTGTTCTCAATCATGCTCAGGTTTTGGATGCTTCGTGGTACATGCCAGATGAACAGAGAAATCCGATCCAAGAATATCAGGTGAGAGTATgagcaaatatatattattgagaAGCTCTTGGATTTCACaagtgtttgtgttgttttcgtTCTCGATTAGCGCAAGCACTCTTAAGTAGTAGAGTTAGTACACTACTTGATACTGACGGACTTACACTGATCCTCTCCTATAGGTTGCTCATATTCCCCGCgctctcttctttgatttggatgGAATATCAGATCGAAGAACTAGTGTAAGTATCACCATCTTTTCTTTTACGGAAGATGTACCCGTGTACTTTACTTTGAAGTTCTCACTTCACACTGATATCGATTTTAATGAATAAAGTGTCGATATAGATATATTATCTTCCTTTGCTGCCATCAAGATAGTGTGTATACAGCATATAGCTGTTTCTTTAGTGAGATCAAATGAGAAGTCTTCATTATTAACATATATGTTATCATGAGTTTTCATTAAGACATCCTTTTGGCTCGATCTTATTTGTAACACAGTCATCTTAAGTATTGTATGATATATCAACTACTTGTTACAGCTGCCACATATGTTGCCCTCTGAGGAAGCTTTTGCTGCGGGTTGTTCTGCACTTGGAATTGATAACAAAGATGGAGTGGTTGTTTATGATGGAAAGGGGGTCTTTAGTGCAGCCCGAGTATGGTGGTGAGTTATGGttctcattttttcttgaaatccttttgctttgtttggtgtctttttcagtttttgttaaaattgataTGTGCTTCTTTTCTTTACCCTTAAATAGGATGTTCCGAGTTTTTGGACATGACAAAGTTTGGGTGCTCGATGGAGGTCTACCAAGATGGCGTGCGTCAGGTTATGATGTTGAATCTAGTGCATCAGGTGATGCTATTTTGAAAGCTAGTGCCGCAAGTGAGGCCATAGAGAAAATCTATCAAGGACAAACCGTAAGTTGTTCTTTTGGATAATGGTTATGTAGTTCGTATTTCTGTAGATTCATGATGAGATTTAGCAGGAAAGATTATGTTTTTTCGTCATATCAATTTTCTCTCTCGTGGTTGCACAGGTTAGTCCAATAACCTTTCAGACAAAGTTTCAGCCACATCTAGTGTGGACACTTGATCAGGTTGGCATTTCCTGAATGGTTTTGTCTTGGCTTTAATGttatatgatttaattatttcttcAGTCATTCTATCTATTGAACCATAAATTTTAATCTTCGTAAAAGAATCCTGACTCAACTTCAAgttctttaatttggtttatatttataCCCCATCTTTCAGAATTGTGAATGTGACAATATTAAATCTACTCTTTGTTTCAGTATGTTGGTAGATTGATGTCTGTAGATACCTGGTATTGAGTTTGAGTATGTGTTCTAATAACTTGTTCAGATTCTTATTTTATGTCATGATTCTTACTTGCTCTCGTTGGTGAATTTACAGGTTAAGAACAATATGGAGGATCCGACTTATCAACACATAGACGCTCGTTCCAAAGCCAGGTACTATGACTTGCCAAGCTTTTACTTGTGTGGAATGATGATTTAGTACACTTCTTATTCCCTTCGTACTAAGTTCTTACTCGATGTAGCTTTTGAATATTTTACGGGTTTTTTCGCAGGTTTGATGGCACTGCTCCAGAACCCCGTAAGGGAATAAGAAGTGGGC from Camelina sativa cultivar DH55 chromosome 7, Cs, whole genome shotgun sequence includes the following:
- the LOC104703270 gene encoding thiosulfate/3-mercaptopyruvate sulfurtransferase 1, mitochondrial isoform X1, encoding MASTLFSRSFLAATHRLITPSLSSLLPQTTAAAFLTKRAFYSPQLGVASTAYKSTTWARRAMAYTGVGTKAGYSTSSISTSEPVVSVDWLHANLREPDLKVLDASWYMPDEQRNPIQEYQVAHIPRALFFDLDGISDRRTSLPHMLPSEEAFAAGCSALGIDNKDGVVVYDGKGVFSAARVWWMFRVFGHDKVWVLDGGLPRWRASGYDVESSASGDAILKASAASEAIEKIYQGQTVSPITFQTKFQPHLVWTLDQVKNNMEDPTYQHIDARSKARFDGTAPEPRKGIRSGHIPGSKCVPYPQMFDSSQTLLPAEELKKRFEQEDVSLDKPIMASCGTGVSACILAMGLHRLGKTDVPVYDGSWTEWATQPDLPIEGDESSS
- the LOC104703270 gene encoding thiosulfate/3-mercaptopyruvate sulfurtransferase 1, mitochondrial isoform X2, with amino-acid sequence MLRGTCQMNREIRSKNIRLLIFPALSSLIWMEYQIEELVCHICCPLRKLLLRVVLHLELITKMEWLFMMERGSLVQPEYGGEMFRVFGHDKVWVLDGGLPRWRASGYDVESSASGDAILKASAASEAIEKIYQGQTVSPITFQTKFQPHLVWTLDQVKNNMEDPTYQHIDARSKARFDGTAPEPRKGIRSGHIPGSKCVPYPQMFDSSQTLLPAEELKKRFEQEDVSLDKPIMASCGTGVSACILAMGLHRLGKTDVPVYDGSWTEWATQPDLPIEGDESSS